A single window of Halomicrobium zhouii DNA harbors:
- a CDS encoding WD40/YVTN/BNR-like repeat-containing protein, with amino-acid sequence MTEHTRRRFVQLAGATTVGITGTSATALAQSDGGGEWAAAESPTDKPLNDVVDTTEGPFAVGGGGDVLGRFDDGWQKVVEYGPQARSRPLTGVDVTDGGNAIWFVGGSGVIGEYNVATKTLTNYSAPKGKTSTWEDCAVRGTAGENERLYFVNGSGELLVGDRQDSGAVKYQKVIKPGGGSTIPGIDFHSRSNGHVCSTSQYVAQSTDGGESWNQIGIDFAGTSFFDVASVGRRDVNVAAGNGIVYRYDGHRWTPHVVDGGRQSIRSVDRTPDAGVAAGDGGKVYDRTSTGQWERFQTPVKTKLRGVAYGTSGVDVAVGNNGEIVERVRDGSGDATTETETATATASPTANGTATATPNGTETATAAETATETTEASIAPEDRIPTLANAPQVVENYREGIWV; translated from the coding sequence GTGACAGAACACACGCGACGGCGGTTCGTACAGCTTGCAGGAGCGACCACGGTCGGAATCACGGGGACGTCTGCGACGGCCCTGGCCCAGAGTGACGGCGGGGGAGAGTGGGCGGCGGCCGAATCGCCCACGGACAAACCGCTCAACGACGTCGTCGATACGACCGAGGGGCCCTTCGCGGTCGGCGGCGGGGGCGACGTCCTCGGTCGATTCGACGACGGCTGGCAGAAGGTCGTCGAGTACGGACCACAGGCCCGGAGTCGGCCACTCACGGGCGTCGACGTGACCGACGGCGGGAACGCCATCTGGTTCGTCGGCGGCAGCGGCGTCATCGGCGAGTACAACGTCGCCACGAAGACACTGACGAACTACTCGGCGCCGAAGGGCAAGACCAGCACGTGGGAGGACTGCGCGGTGCGCGGGACGGCGGGCGAGAACGAGCGACTCTACTTCGTCAACGGGTCGGGCGAGTTGCTCGTCGGCGACCGGCAGGACAGCGGCGCCGTGAAGTACCAGAAGGTGATCAAGCCCGGCGGCGGGTCGACCATCCCCGGCATCGACTTCCACTCCCGGTCGAACGGGCACGTCTGTTCGACGAGCCAGTACGTCGCACAATCGACAGACGGCGGCGAGTCCTGGAACCAGATCGGCATCGACTTCGCCGGAACCAGCTTCTTCGACGTCGCCAGCGTCGGGCGACGGGACGTCAACGTGGCCGCCGGCAACGGCATCGTCTACCGGTACGACGGCCACCGGTGGACGCCACACGTCGTCGACGGCGGGCGCCAGAGCATCCGCTCGGTGGACCGGACGCCCGACGCGGGCGTCGCGGCCGGCGACGGCGGGAAGGTGTACGACCGGACCTCGACCGGCCAGTGGGAGCGGTTCCAGACCCCGGTGAAGACGAAGCTCCGCGGCGTCGCCTACGGAACCAGCGGCGTCGACGTCGCCGTCGGCAACAACGGCGAAATCGTGGAACGAGTCCGGGACGGGAGCGGCGACGCCACCACCGAGACGGAGACGGCGACCGCCACCGCGTCGCCGACCGCGAACGGAACCGCCACGGCGACGCCGAACGGGACCGAAACCGCGACGGCGGCCGAGACAGCCACGGAGACGACGGAGGCCTCGATAGCGCCGGAAGACCGCATACCGACGCTCGCGAACGCGCCTCAGGTGGTCGAGAACTATCGGGAAGGGATCTGGGTCTGA
- a CDS encoding IclR family transcriptional regulator, translated as MTEDDARLVNAAATSFEVLEAVRELDGAGVSEIARHLDRSKSGVFKHVKTLAAGGYLVQQDHEYHVGLGTWALGTDTLARFPTENGENAVDSLAASVDRTVALVLYEAETAVVTYVNNAASTEGMGPARGDTQPLHSTAAGKVILAYAGETVQERVLEGDLAPSTGEKVTDSDALRAELEAVRQRRTAVDREEYVEGVECVAAPIVRSPGDPVGAIVISGTTDDLDGTPIEEGTQGLLVSASRSVENAMGREAAAGVRD; from the coding sequence ATGACAGAGGACGACGCTCGGCTGGTCAACGCGGCGGCGACGAGTTTCGAGGTGCTCGAAGCCGTTCGTGAACTCGACGGTGCGGGGGTCAGCGAGATCGCTCGCCACCTCGACCGGTCGAAGAGCGGCGTGTTCAAGCACGTCAAGACGCTGGCGGCAGGTGGGTACCTCGTCCAGCAGGACCACGAGTACCACGTCGGCCTCGGGACGTGGGCGCTCGGGACCGACACGCTCGCACGATTCCCCACGGAGAATGGGGAGAATGCCGTCGACAGCCTGGCGGCCTCCGTCGACCGGACGGTCGCCCTGGTGCTGTACGAGGCGGAGACGGCGGTCGTCACCTACGTGAACAACGCGGCGTCCACGGAGGGGATGGGCCCCGCCAGAGGAGACACGCAGCCGCTCCACTCGACAGCCGCCGGCAAGGTCATCCTGGCGTACGCGGGCGAAACGGTCCAGGAACGGGTTCTAGAGGGCGACCTCGCCCCGTCCACCGGCGAGAAGGTCACCGATTCGGACGCGTTACGGGCCGAGCTCGAGGCAGTCCGGCAGCGCAGAACCGCCGTCGACCGCGAGGAGTACGTCGAGGGCGTCGAGTGCGTCGCCGCCCCCATCGTCCGATCGCCCGGCGATCCCGTTGGTGCCATCGTGATCTCGGGGACGACCGACGACCTCGACGGCACCCCCATCGAGGAGGGAACCCAGGGACTCCTCGTCAGCGCGTCCCGCTCCGTCGAGAACGCCATGGGTCGGGAGGCGGCGGCTGGCGTTCGCGACTAG
- a CDS encoding HAMP domain-containing protein, translating to MADQPRSEVSRDDGFSSVVRAVVPDVVRRRYTLKFALILLIMGITVGVIGATATGMLSSEVENNVEQEYEDLATQQANAVEKWVQRNSVSVKLASKNAVLSRTDPSARYDIRRELATTGGNLYGARSTYVINRSDSSTRIVASPQFPYDVDVSETSRHWIANVSLTEMGVADVRVTDVHDVGNGPVIAFISPIQNAPNRFLVIEYDVNRLARSLEQGRSSRFTQVVDDEGTVQVASGSSEILRPYGSEAAQEPLRRAAALQGSGESAGVIARFGPHPEVLDEEYTVGFAPVTVQNTDLDWTVVVHQPTSEAFAFVEAISLYGRLATVAGMTFIVLIGAAIGLSTTRSINRLRHLAEQLQAGDLDVDVHSPRIDSIGELYGAFDDMRASLKRQIEEAEQAREEAEVSRAEAVQMNAYLQNKAAEYSETMRECAAGDLTRRLETDGENEAMDRIATEFNAMVEELEATTAEVKRFAEEVEEAGEVLQTSSDSVRVTSEHVADSVQAISDDAYDQKERLEAVAEEIDEVVDALVDYADDHDEVDFEEPLTQFNEIVQQVHDVATTSQKTLAESELVAGAAEEQAAELNEVSGRAQELTRNARALGDVLDTFEVDADAGADRGEDGPRTNGDSPEPER from the coding sequence ATGGCAGATCAGCCCCGGTCTGAAGTAAGCAGGGACGACGGCTTCTCGTCGGTCGTCCGCGCCGTCGTCCCGGACGTCGTCAGGCGGCGGTACACGCTGAAGTTCGCGCTGATCCTCTTGATCATGGGTATCACCGTGGGCGTCATCGGTGCCACGGCCACGGGGATGCTCTCCTCGGAGGTGGAGAACAACGTCGAACAGGAGTACGAGGACCTGGCGACGCAGCAGGCAAACGCCGTCGAGAAGTGGGTCCAGCGCAACTCCGTCTCAGTCAAACTCGCCTCGAAGAACGCCGTCCTCTCCCGGACGGACCCGAGCGCCCGCTACGACATCCGGCGCGAACTCGCGACGACCGGCGGGAACCTCTACGGCGCTCGCTCGACGTACGTCATCAACCGGTCGGATTCGAGCACGCGGATCGTCGCCAGCCCGCAGTTCCCCTACGACGTGGACGTCTCCGAGACGTCGCGACACTGGATCGCCAACGTCTCGCTGACCGAGATGGGGGTCGCCGACGTGCGCGTCACCGACGTCCACGACGTCGGGAACGGACCGGTGATCGCCTTCATCAGCCCCATCCAGAACGCCCCGAACCGGTTCCTGGTCATCGAGTACGACGTCAACCGCCTCGCGCGCTCGCTCGAACAGGGTCGCTCCTCGCGGTTCACACAGGTCGTCGACGACGAGGGGACGGTCCAGGTCGCCTCCGGGTCCTCGGAGATCCTCCGGCCATACGGTAGCGAGGCGGCCCAGGAGCCGCTCAGGCGCGCCGCGGCGCTCCAGGGATCGGGCGAGTCCGCCGGCGTCATCGCCCGGTTCGGACCCCATCCCGAGGTGCTCGACGAGGAGTACACCGTCGGGTTCGCGCCCGTGACCGTCCAGAACACGGACCTGGACTGGACGGTGGTGGTCCACCAGCCGACGAGCGAGGCCTTCGCGTTCGTCGAGGCCATCTCCCTGTACGGCCGGCTGGCGACGGTCGCAGGGATGACGTTCATCGTCCTGATCGGCGCAGCTATCGGCCTGAGCACGACCCGGTCGATCAACCGCCTGCGCCACCTGGCCGAACAGCTCCAGGCGGGCGACCTCGACGTCGACGTCCACTCGCCGCGCATCGACAGCATCGGGGAGCTGTACGGCGCGTTCGACGACATGCGGGCGTCGCTCAAGCGACAGATCGAGGAGGCCGAGCAGGCCCGCGAGGAGGCGGAGGTCTCCCGCGCCGAGGCGGTCCAGATGAACGCCTACCTCCAGAACAAGGCCGCCGAGTACTCCGAGACGATGCGCGAGTGCGCGGCCGGCGACCTCACGCGCCGCCTGGAGACCGACGGCGAGAACGAGGCGATGGACCGCATCGCGACCGAGTTCAACGCGATGGTCGAGGAGCTGGAGGCGACCACCGCCGAGGTCAAACGCTTCGCCGAGGAGGTCGAGGAGGCCGGCGAAGTGCTCCAGACGAGCTCCGACAGCGTCCGCGTCACGAGCGAGCACGTCGCCGACTCGGTCCAGGCCATCTCGGACGACGCCTACGACCAGAAGGAGCGACTCGAGGCCGTCGCCGAGGAGATCGACGAGGTGGTCGACGCGCTCGTCGACTACGCGGACGACCACGACGAAGTCGACTTCGAGGAGCCCCTGACGCAGTTCAACGAGATCGTCCAGCAGGTCCACGACGTGGCGACGACCAGCCAGAAGACCCTGGCCGAGTCCGAACTCGTCGCGGGCGCGGCCGAGGAACAGGCGGCAGAACTCAACGAGGTCTCCGGCCGAGCCCAGGAGCTGACGCGCAACGCGCGGGCGCTCGGTGACGTCCTCGACACCTTCGAGGTCGACGCGGACGCCGGGGCTGACCGCGGCGAGGACGGGCCACGGACGAACGGCGACTCGCCCGAGCCGGAGCGCTGA
- a CDS encoding ABC transporter ATP-binding protein, whose protein sequence is MANVSLAAATKTFDDDGDKIVAVDELDLDIRDGEFLVLVGPSGCGKSTTLRMVAGLESPSSGTITLGDEVINDKTPQERDIAMVFQSYALYPHMTVRGNMAFGLEESTDLSDAEITDRVDEAADILGITDLLDRKPGELSGGQQQRVALGRAIVRDPKVFLLDEPLANLDAKLRAEMRTELQQLQEDLDTTTIYVTHDQTEAMTMSDRIAILDGGELQQVGTPMECYHEPANVFVAGFIGEPSMNFFDVTNEGDVLVGEDFRYPVSDAAAAAVQGHDDLVLGIRPENIEIVEDPMADDVLPAVVDVVEPHGNENAVHLRFADQSGETRFTATVGGMRSLSGGQDVGVRFPEDALHLFDGHSGDALRNRIVEDLDQVEQIGTT, encoded by the coding sequence ATGGCGAACGTCTCACTGGCGGCTGCGACCAAAACCTTCGACGACGACGGCGACAAGATCGTCGCGGTCGACGAACTCGACCTGGACATCCGGGACGGGGAATTCCTGGTGCTCGTGGGTCCGTCGGGCTGTGGGAAGTCGACGACGCTCCGGATGGTGGCTGGTCTCGAATCCCCGTCGTCGGGCACGATCACGCTCGGCGACGAGGTGATCAACGACAAGACACCCCAGGAGCGGGACATCGCGATGGTGTTCCAGTCCTACGCCCTGTACCCCCACATGACTGTCCGGGGGAACATGGCGTTCGGGCTCGAGGAGTCGACCGACCTCTCCGACGCGGAGATCACCGACCGGGTGGACGAGGCCGCCGACATCCTCGGCATCACCGACCTGCTCGACCGCAAGCCCGGTGAGCTCTCCGGTGGCCAGCAACAGCGGGTCGCGCTCGGCCGGGCCATCGTCCGCGACCCGAAGGTGTTCCTGCTCGACGAGCCGCTGGCGAACCTGGACGCGAAACTCCGCGCGGAGATGCGCACGGAGCTCCAGCAGCTCCAGGAGGACCTGGATACGACGACCATCTACGTCACGCACGACCAGACGGAGGCGATGACGATGTCCGACCGCATCGCCATCCTCGACGGCGGCGAGCTCCAGCAGGTCGGCACACCGATGGAGTGTTACCACGAACCGGCCAACGTCTTCGTCGCCGGCTTCATCGGCGAGCCCTCGATGAACTTCTTCGACGTCACCAACGAGGGCGACGTGCTCGTCGGCGAGGACTTCCGCTACCCCGTCTCCGATGCGGCCGCGGCCGCGGTCCAGGGTCACGACGACCTGGTGCTCGGCATCCGCCCGGAGAACATCGAGATCGTCGAGGATCCGATGGCCGACGACGTCCTTCCGGCCGTCGTCGACGTCGTCGAACCCCACGGCAACGAGAACGCGGTCCACCTCCGCTTCGCGGACCAGAGCGGCGAGACGCGCTTTACCGCCACGGTCGGCGGCATGCGCAGCCTCTCCGGGGGCCAGGATGTCGGCGTTCGCTTCCCGGAAGACGCGCTCCACCTGTTCGACGGTCACAGCGGCGACGCGCTCCGGAACCGGATCGTCGAGGACCTCGACCAGGTCGAGCAGATCGGCACGACGTAG
- a CDS encoding ABC transporter substrate-binding protein: protein MPENGDSDGDSFVTRRKMIGTGVAGIGAMVAGCSGDGGDGGSGGDGGDGGSGGDGGDGGDGGDGGSTPTVTDNPMEALHGWTGGDGAAAAEQIVSMWEERHPDWEHQIEPIGGDANENLNATVARRLANRNPPDAFAGWPGLNMTQYGGMLSNLSPVFEEHGWEDVMHPKALEACKMNDEYRAVPLGSHRLNNLFYNVSVLEEAGVNPDDVTDWDSFVEARQMIADNTDYTPVTTTTVAPWAVLQYFAQIMLGTEGQDAYRAWLDGEGDEQALVNALDKTQDFVETGTNEDRSTLSFPEANDMIINGEAGFFTMGNWAAGMYRNAEDFEFEEDWGWIPFPGTGDMYVWHLDSFMFPQDGNAPVKSEAFAELIGDAELQIAFNNLKGSIPLRTDIDGGELHPFLNLNVEDLNNLEQFPPTLAHGLACTPEQLDACKGAIADNFMGPYNSQDAASALMAVFE from the coding sequence ATGCCTGAGAACGGTGACTCAGACGGCGACAGCTTCGTAACGCGGCGAAAGATGATCGGTACCGGCGTCGCCGGTATCGGCGCGATGGTGGCCGGGTGCAGCGGCGACGGCGGCGACGGTGGCAGTGGCGGCGACGGCGGCGACGGTGGCAGTGGCGGCGACGGCGGTGACGGCGGCGATGGCGGCGACGGCGGAAGTACGCCGACGGTGACGGACAACCCGATGGAGGCGCTCCACGGGTGGACCGGTGGCGACGGCGCCGCGGCCGCCGAGCAGATCGTCTCGATGTGGGAGGAGCGACACCCCGACTGGGAACACCAGATCGAACCCATCGGCGGCGACGCGAACGAGAACCTCAACGCGACGGTCGCTCGCCGGCTCGCGAACCGCAACCCGCCGGACGCCTTCGCCGGGTGGCCGGGCCTGAACATGACCCAGTACGGTGGCATGCTCTCGAACCTCTCGCCGGTCTTCGAGGAGCACGGCTGGGAGGACGTCATGCACCCCAAGGCCCTGGAGGCCTGCAAGATGAACGACGAGTACCGGGCCGTCCCGCTCGGTTCCCACCGGCTGAACAACCTGTTCTACAACGTCAGCGTCCTCGAGGAGGCGGGCGTCAATCCCGACGACGTCACCGACTGGGACTCGTTCGTCGAGGCGCGCCAGATGATCGCCGACAACACGGACTACACGCCGGTGACGACGACGACCGTCGCGCCCTGGGCCGTGCTCCAGTACTTCGCCCAGATCATGCTCGGGACGGAGGGCCAGGACGCCTACCGGGCCTGGCTCGACGGTGAGGGCGACGAGCAGGCGCTCGTCAACGCCCTCGACAAGACCCAGGACTTCGTCGAGACGGGCACCAACGAGGACCGCTCGACGCTCAGTTTCCCCGAAGCCAACGACATGATCATCAACGGCGAAGCGGGCTTCTTCACGATGGGCAACTGGGCGGCCGGTATGTACCGGAACGCCGAAGACTTCGAGTTCGAGGAGGACTGGGGCTGGATCCCATTCCCCGGCACCGGCGACATGTACGTCTGGCACCTCGACTCGTTCATGTTCCCGCAGGACGGCAACGCCCCGGTCAAGTCCGAGGCCTTCGCCGAGCTCATCGGCGACGCCGAACTGCAGATCGCCTTCAACAACCTGAAGGGGTCGATCCCGCTCCGCACCGACATCGACGGCGGCGAGCTCCACCCCTTCCTCAACCTCAACGTCGAGGACCTGAACAACCTAGAGCAGTTCCCGCCGACGCTCGCCCACGGGCTGGCGTGCACGCCCGAGCAGCTCGACGCCTGCAAGGGAGCCATCGCAGACAACTTCATGGGTCCGTACAACTCCCAGGACGCGGCCTCGGCCCTGATGGCGGTCTTCGAATAG
- a CDS encoding carbohydrate ABC transporter permease produces MASSEDTVTGSRSIAAGETRGDWRDRARRFSKSDFVRSLPYWFIPFSIMGLGVYGGIGWNTLISLTDYEGFQPPDFTDLDFSMYVQALQDPSVILVTKNTFVLMVAFTTITMILGLFLAIVLDRGIRYREKIQTIYLLPMALSFVVTAQFWLWMYNINNGLVNAVIGLFGLGPYNWIGNPDLVLGSVVFALIWQFSGYAMVVFLAGLQSLPDDQFEAARIDGASTFKTYWRVIIPQLKSSSVSAAVILVIFALKAFTFLYSMFGQYRVPRATDILATLMVREAFQLQNWAFAAAIATILLVMSLAVIAPYLYYQYKQGSL; encoded by the coding sequence ATGGCAAGCTCAGAAGACACGGTAACCGGTTCCCGTTCGATAGCGGCCGGCGAGACCCGCGGCGACTGGCGAGACCGGGCGCGGCGCTTCTCCAAGAGCGACTTCGTCCGCAGTCTCCCCTACTGGTTTATCCCGTTCAGCATCATGGGGCTCGGCGTCTACGGCGGCATCGGCTGGAACACGCTCATCTCGCTGACCGACTACGAGGGATTCCAGCCGCCGGACTTCACCGACCTGGACTTCAGTATGTACGTCCAGGCGCTGCAGGACCCCTCGGTCATCCTCGTCACGAAGAACACCTTCGTCCTGATGGTCGCGTTCACGACCATCACGATGATCCTGGGACTGTTCCTCGCGATCGTCCTCGACCGGGGAATCAGGTACCGGGAGAAGATCCAGACCATCTACCTGTTGCCGATGGCGCTGTCGTTCGTCGTGACGGCCCAGTTCTGGCTCTGGATGTACAACATCAACAACGGTCTGGTCAACGCGGTGATCGGCCTGTTCGGGCTGGGGCCGTACAACTGGATCGGCAACCCCGATCTCGTGCTCGGGTCGGTCGTCTTCGCGCTGATCTGGCAGTTCAGCGGCTACGCCATGGTCGTGTTCCTGGCGGGGCTGCAGTCACTGCCCGACGACCAGTTCGAGGCCGCCCGTATCGACGGCGCGAGCACGTTCAAGACCTACTGGCGGGTCATCATCCCGCAGCTCAAGTCGTCGTCGGTGAGCGCGGCCGTCATCCTGGTGATCTTCGCGCTGAAGGCCTTCACCTTCCTCTACTCGATGTTCGGTCAGTACCGCGTCCCGCGGGCGACGGACATCCTGGCGACGCTGATGGTGCGAGAGGCCTTCCAGCTCCAGAACTGGGCGTTCGCGGCCGCGATCGCGACGATCCTGCTCGTCATGTCGCTCGCCGTCATCGCACCGTACCTCTACTACCAGTACAAGCAGGGGAGCCTCTGA
- a CDS encoding carbohydrate ABC transporter permease yields the protein MSNATNSRAESIARVLPALDYSKIAIYLLVMFFATFFIAPIWTGLVTAFKTTGAVTATTPFLPPGSEGFTLQKWTTAIEYLSTGMTNSLLMSFPATIASVTLGSTAAYGLTLVDWHKRTQFAVLVLFMFGIFIPYQAVLVPLSDFWINIVGVDGLVGPVLGGLPFFTERHSRLFAVTVTHVVYGIPICMLLFRGYYVALSDELIEAAKIDGASITSIYRRIVLPLSKPMFGVVFIYQFTMIWNEFLFSLTLIGSSSSPAATVTLVLSGLGSDLTGVDFGLRMAGAFVAALPTLIIYVLFAEQFAKGLASDN from the coding sequence ATGAGCAACGCAACCAACTCACGCGCGGAAAGTATCGCTCGCGTCCTGCCGGCGCTCGACTACTCGAAGATCGCCATCTACCTGCTGGTGATGTTCTTCGCGACGTTCTTCATCGCGCCCATCTGGACCGGGCTGGTGACGGCGTTCAAGACGACCGGTGCCGTCACGGCGACGACGCCGTTTCTCCCGCCCGGCTCCGAGGGGTTCACGCTTCAGAAGTGGACGACGGCGATCGAGTACCTCTCGACGGGGATGACCAACAGCCTCCTCATGTCGTTCCCGGCGACCATCGCCAGCGTCACCCTGGGCAGTACCGCGGCCTACGGGCTGACGCTCGTCGACTGGCACAAGCGGACGCAGTTCGCCGTCCTGGTGCTGTTCATGTTCGGGATCTTCATCCCGTACCAGGCGGTGCTCGTCCCGCTGTCGGACTTCTGGATCAACATCGTCGGCGTCGACGGCCTGGTCGGACCGGTGCTGGGGGGCCTCCCCTTCTTCACGGAGCGCCACTCGCGGCTGTTCGCGGTGACTGTCACCCACGTCGTCTACGGCATCCCGATCTGTATGCTGCTGTTCCGCGGCTACTACGTCGCGCTCTCGGACGAACTCATTGAGGCGGCCAAGATCGACGGCGCCTCGATCACGAGCATCTACCGGCGCATCGTGCTCCCGCTGTCGAAGCCGATGTTCGGCGTCGTCTTCATCTACCAGTTCACGATGATCTGGAACGAGTTCCTGTTCTCGCTGACGCTGATCGGGAGTTCGTCCAGCCCCGCTGCGACGGTGACGCTCGTCCTCTCCGGCCTGGGGAGCGACCTCACCGGCGTCGACTTCGGGCTCCGGATGGCCGGCGCCTTCGTCGCCGCCCTCCCGACGCTGATCATCTACGTCCTCTTCGCCGAGCAGTTCGCGAAGGGGCTGGCCTCGGACAACTAG
- a CDS encoding cellulase-like family protein, whose amino-acid sequence MSLTDRESPYAITMWDFSWLERRYKGGGYADWDRTLDELVERGYDAVRIDAYPHLVSRDPDRTWTLPPAFEASDWGAPDTCEVTVGPALTEFVGKCAERDVAVALSSWFREDETGARRGIRTPADLATVWVDTLDHLADAGLLDAVAWVDLVNEFPLAEWAPFFNDPEAPRSDRLDRDTPAGRRWINESIAGVREAYPDQEYCLSETAGPGKEWGREPADGMDLLETHLWLQNTTDYYPWAAFDHGIDTDAHYEWLRDVGRERYREDPDRWQAALEAEIEAAAEWSRDVGLPLATTESWATIHFKDWPGLEWDWHKELCAVGTRKAAETGRWTAISTSNFCGPQFSGMWDDVAWHREQTAAIKDATVDV is encoded by the coding sequence ATGTCGCTGACCGACAGGGAGTCGCCCTACGCCATCACGATGTGGGACTTCTCGTGGCTCGAACGCCGGTACAAGGGCGGCGGGTACGCCGACTGGGACCGGACGCTGGACGAACTGGTCGAGCGGGGGTACGACGCGGTCCGCATCGACGCCTACCCGCACCTAGTTTCCCGGGACCCGGACCGGACCTGGACGCTGCCGCCCGCTTTCGAGGCCAGCGACTGGGGCGCACCGGACACCTGCGAAGTCACTGTCGGCCCGGCCCTGACCGAGTTCGTCGGGAAGTGCGCCGAGCGCGACGTGGCGGTTGCGCTCTCCTCGTGGTTTCGCGAGGACGAGACCGGCGCCCGGCGGGGGATCCGGACCCCGGCGGACCTGGCGACGGTCTGGGTGGACACCCTCGACCACCTCGCCGACGCCGGCCTGCTCGACGCCGTCGCCTGGGTGGACCTGGTCAACGAGTTCCCCCTGGCCGAGTGGGCACCGTTCTTCAACGACCCCGAGGCGCCCCGTTCCGACCGCCTCGACCGCGACACGCCCGCGGGTCGCCGGTGGATCAACGAGTCCATCGCGGGCGTCCGCGAGGCGTACCCGGACCAGGAGTACTGCCTCTCGGAGACGGCCGGCCCTGGCAAGGAGTGGGGTCGAGAGCCGGCCGACGGGATGGACCTGCTGGAAACGCACCTCTGGCTGCAGAACACGACCGACTACTACCCGTGGGCGGCGTTCGACCACGGCATCGACACCGACGCCCACTACGAGTGGCTCCGCGACGTCGGCCGGGAGCGCTACCGCGAGGACCCCGACCGCTGGCAGGCGGCGCTCGAAGCCGAGATCGAGGCCGCCGCCGAGTGGTCCAGAGACGTCGGCCTCCCCCTCGCGACGACGGAGTCCTGGGCGACGATTCACTTCAAGGACTGGCCCGGTCTGGAGTGGGACTGGCATAAGGAACTGTGTGCCGTCGGCACCCGGAAAGCCGCCGAGACCGGTCGCTGGACGGCCATCTCGACGAGTAACTTCTGCGGTCCGCAGTTCAGCGGGATGTGGGACGACGTCGCGTGGCACCGCGAGCAGACGGCCGCTATCAAGGACGCGACCGTCGACGTGTAG